From Streptomyces sp. 6-11-2, one genomic window encodes:
- a CDS encoding MFS transporter, producing the protein MTLNNGTTTSQGPTAGAARTPGYAGTLAAACGAVFVAQVANALPASLLGLLQEDLRTRGSQLTWITAAFMIAVVCFEFTFGVLGDLFGRRRLVAAGTALVAVGSTVAALAPTVQVLWIGAALNGLGAGAMFPGSLTAITAVTRSMRERAHAVALWSGFLSAGAAVSPLLGGMFAKVGSWRGSFWVLVGLALVSMVLTLVLVTESKAPDGRKLDVAGQITFALGLILVLYGAVEGPESGWTALPVILALALGTCFLAGFVVVELGAESPIFDLKLFRNRAFTVSSVVAVIGMLAFLGACFAMSMWMGPVQHQDPIRVAILFLFLQGPAFLLIPVVSRLLHRVAASWLLTSGFVLMAIGCLLFTRLDVTDSRLGPFVTPALLIGIGFALAVSSVTAVALNSVPLNLAGMASATTNMLRDLGFALGPVVVGAVALSSAGSAFTQNLSGADLPAGQLAAAREIAAAGGPIAVNSVPPGAPGSAAHGLALDALGSGFSTAFLVCGVAAAVAAALAAFGMIGVHARRSAEDGAPVPPAPGSNGRAESAPTVLHP; encoded by the coding sequence ATGACGCTCAACAACGGGACGACGACGTCCCAGGGCCCAACCGCGGGGGCCGCCCGGACGCCGGGCTACGCGGGAACACTGGCTGCCGCCTGCGGCGCGGTCTTCGTGGCCCAGGTCGCGAACGCGCTGCCGGCCTCGCTCCTCGGACTCCTCCAGGAGGACCTGCGCACGCGCGGATCCCAACTCACGTGGATCACCGCCGCGTTCATGATCGCCGTCGTCTGCTTCGAGTTCACCTTCGGTGTCCTCGGTGATCTCTTCGGACGACGAAGACTCGTCGCGGCCGGCACGGCCCTGGTCGCCGTGGGCAGCACCGTGGCCGCGCTCGCGCCCACCGTCCAGGTGCTGTGGATCGGCGCCGCCCTGAACGGACTGGGCGCCGGCGCCATGTTCCCCGGCTCGCTCACCGCGATCACCGCCGTCACCCGCAGCATGCGGGAACGGGCGCACGCGGTGGCACTCTGGAGCGGCTTCCTGTCCGCCGGCGCCGCCGTCTCACCTCTGCTCGGCGGCATGTTCGCCAAGGTCGGATCGTGGCGCGGTTCCTTCTGGGTGCTCGTCGGACTCGCCCTCGTGAGCATGGTGCTCACCCTGGTGCTGGTCACGGAGTCGAAGGCGCCCGACGGCCGCAAGCTCGACGTAGCCGGTCAGATCACCTTCGCCCTGGGGCTCATCCTGGTGCTGTACGGCGCCGTCGAGGGGCCCGAGTCGGGCTGGACCGCCCTCCCCGTCATACTCGCCCTCGCCCTCGGCACCTGCTTCCTCGCCGGTTTCGTCGTGGTGGAACTGGGGGCCGAGTCCCCGATCTTCGACCTGAAGCTGTTCCGCAACCGGGCCTTCACGGTGTCGTCCGTCGTCGCGGTCATCGGCATGCTCGCCTTCCTCGGCGCCTGCTTCGCGATGAGCATGTGGATGGGCCCGGTGCAGCACCAGGACCCGATCCGCGTCGCGATCCTGTTCCTGTTCCTCCAGGGACCCGCCTTCCTGCTCATCCCGGTCGTCTCGCGGCTGCTCCACCGGGTCGCCGCGTCCTGGCTGCTGACCTCTGGATTCGTCCTGATGGCGATCGGCTGCCTGCTGTTCACCCGCCTGGATGTGACCGACTCCCGACTCGGCCCGTTCGTCACGCCCGCCCTGCTGATCGGCATCGGTTTCGCCCTCGCCGTCAGCTCGGTGACGGCCGTGGCACTGAACAGCGTGCCCCTGAACCTGGCGGGCATGGCCAGCGCCACCACCAACATGCTCCGCGACCTGGGCTTCGCGCTCGGCCCCGTCGTCGTCGGCGCGGTCGCCCTCAGCAGCGCGGGGTCGGCGTTCACGCAGAACCTGTCCGGCGCGGACCTGCCGGCCGGCCAGCTCGCCGCGGCACGCGAGATCGCCGCGGCCGGCGGACCCATCGCCGTGAACAGCGTGCCGCCCGGCGCCCCGGGGTCCGCGGCGCACGGCCTGGCCCTGGATGCCCTGGGCAGCGGGTTCAGCACCGCGTTCCTGGTGTGCGGTGTGGCAGCCGCCGTCGCCGCGGCCCTGGCCGCCTTCGGCATGATCGGGGTCCACGCCCGCCGTTCCGCCGAGGACGGGGCGCCCGTACCGCCGGCCCCCGGAAGCAACGGCAGGGCGGAATCGGCCCCCACCGTCCTCCATCCCTGA
- a CDS encoding APC family permease: protein MSKLTDVPKRILIGRALRSDRLSETLLPKRIALPVFASDSLSSVAYAPGEVLLVLSVAGVSAYHFSPWIAVAVAVLMLTVVASYRQNVHAYPSGGGDYEVATTNLGPKAGLTVASALLVDYVLTVAVSISSGIENLGSAVPFVVQHKVLCAVVVIVLLTLMNLRGVKESGTLFAIPTYVFVTGVFIMIAWGAFRGLVLGDTMRAPTADFHIKAEHQGLAGFALVFLLLRAFSSGCAALTGVEAISNGVPAFRKPKSRNAASTLAMIGLLAVTMFCGIITLAMTTGVRMSDNPAADLLRGGVPVGPDYVQNPVISQVAEAVFGKGSFLFLVLAAATALVLFLAANTAYNGFPVLGSILAQDRFLPRQLHTRGDRLAFSNGIVLLAGAAALLTVVYGADSTRLIQLYIVGVFVSFTLSQVGMVKHWNRHLATERDPAKRSHMIRSRAINTFGAFLTSTVLVVVLVTKFTHGAWVALLGMCIFFATMTAIRKHYDRVAEELTAPDGPGDDTVRPSRVHSVVLISKIHRPTLRALAYAKLMRSDTLEGLTVNVDPAETRALREEWERRGIDVPLKVLDSPYREVTRPVIEYVKSLRKESPRDAVSVIIPEYVVGHWYEHLLHNQSALRLKGRLLFTPGVMVTSVPYQLASSEAAKQRARRRQDWNAPGAVRRGPAQERPKEPKESPVAKG from the coding sequence GTGTCCAAACTGACCGACGTGCCCAAACGTATTCTGATCGGGCGCGCACTGCGCAGTGACCGGCTGAGCGAAACGCTCCTGCCGAAGCGCATCGCCCTACCCGTCTTCGCCTCCGACTCGCTGTCCTCCGTCGCGTACGCGCCCGGCGAGGTCCTGCTGGTCCTGTCCGTCGCGGGCGTGTCGGCGTACCACTTCAGCCCCTGGATCGCGGTCGCAGTCGCCGTGCTGATGCTGACCGTGGTCGCCTCCTACCGGCAGAACGTGCACGCCTACCCGAGCGGCGGCGGCGACTACGAGGTGGCGACCACCAACCTCGGCCCCAAGGCGGGCCTGACCGTCGCCAGCGCTCTGCTCGTCGACTACGTCCTGACGGTCGCCGTCTCCATCTCCTCCGGCATCGAGAACCTCGGCTCCGCCGTCCCCTTCGTGGTCCAGCACAAGGTGCTGTGTGCGGTCGTCGTGATCGTGCTGCTGACACTGATGAACCTGCGCGGCGTGAAGGAGTCGGGCACGCTCTTCGCGATCCCCACGTATGTGTTCGTCACCGGTGTCTTCATCATGATCGCCTGGGGCGCCTTCCGCGGACTCGTCCTCGGCGACACCATGCGGGCGCCGACCGCCGACTTCCACATCAAGGCCGAACACCAGGGGCTCGCCGGGTTCGCCCTCGTCTTCCTGCTGCTGCGCGCCTTCTCCTCCGGCTGCGCCGCGCTCACCGGCGTCGAGGCCATCTCCAACGGCGTCCCCGCCTTCCGCAAGCCGAAGTCCAGGAACGCGGCGAGCACGCTGGCGATGATCGGCCTGCTGGCCGTGACGATGTTCTGCGGCATCATCACGCTGGCCATGACGACCGGCGTCCGCATGTCCGACAACCCGGCCGCCGACCTCCTGCGGGGCGGCGTCCCGGTCGGCCCGGACTATGTGCAGAATCCGGTGATCTCCCAGGTCGCCGAGGCCGTCTTCGGCAAGGGCAGCTTCCTGTTCCTCGTCCTGGCCGCGGCGACCGCGCTGGTCCTCTTCCTGGCCGCCAACACCGCCTACAACGGCTTCCCGGTGCTCGGCTCGATCCTCGCCCAGGACCGCTTCCTGCCCCGCCAGCTGCACACCCGCGGCGACCGGCTCGCCTTCTCCAACGGCATCGTGCTGCTCGCGGGCGCGGCCGCCCTGCTGACCGTCGTCTACGGCGCCGACTCCACCCGGCTGATCCAGCTCTACATCGTCGGCGTGTTCGTGTCCTTCACCCTCAGCCAGGTCGGCATGGTCAAGCACTGGAACCGCCACCTGGCCACCGAACGGGACCCGGCGAAGCGCAGCCACATGATCCGCTCCCGCGCCATCAACACCTTCGGGGCCTTCCTCACCAGCACGGTGCTGGTCGTCGTCCTCGTCACCAAGTTCACCCACGGCGCCTGGGTGGCCCTGCTCGGCATGTGCATCTTCTTCGCGACGATGACCGCGATCCGCAAGCACTACGACCGGGTCGCCGAGGAACTCACGGCCCCCGACGGTCCGGGCGACGACACCGTCCGGCCCTCCCGTGTCCACTCCGTGGTCCTCATCTCCAAGATCCACCGTCCCACCCTGCGCGCCCTGGCCTACGCCAAGCTGATGCGCTCGGACACCCTGGAGGGGCTCACCGTCAACGTGGACCCGGCCGAGACCCGGGCGCTGCGCGAGGAGTGGGAGCGGCGCGGCATCGACGTACCCCTGAAGGTGCTCGACTCGCCGTACCGCGAGGTCACCCGCCCGGTCATCGAGTACGTGAAGAGCCTGCGCAAGGAGTCTCCGCGCGACGCCGTCTCGGTGATCATCCCCGAGTACGTCGTCGGTCACTGGTACGAGCACCTGCTGCACAACCAGAGCGCGCTGCGTCTGAAGGGCCGGCTGCTGTTCACACCGGGCGTGATGGTCACCTCGGTGCCCTACCAGCTGGCCTCCTCCGAGGCGGCCAAGCAGCGTGCCCGCAGGCGCCAGGACTGGAACGCGCCCGGTGCGGTGCGGCGTGGCCCGGCCCAGGAGCGCCCGAAGGAGCCGAAGGAGTCGCCGGTCGCGAAGGGCTGA
- a CDS encoding DUF3159 domain-containing protein → MTSLDKPTQDTTAEDDARAVTEAALFEAFGGVRGMVETVLPGLLFVTIFTINKDLHWSAIAALVVSLLLVVVRLAMRDTVKHAFSGVFGVAFGVVFAMMTGNAKDFYLPGMLYTLGLAVAYIVTTLAGVPLIGLMLGPVFKENLSWRTRNPGRKKAYAKASWAWGLILLAKCAILFPLYWWADTTKFGWVLITLKIPPFLLAVWLTWVFLAKAPAPIDVFAEMEAEEKAEEERKAALAQEEPGEAPAAGRHRRQS, encoded by the coding sequence GTGACGTCACTCGACAAGCCGACCCAGGACACGACTGCCGAAGACGATGCCCGGGCGGTGACGGAGGCCGCGCTGTTCGAGGCGTTCGGCGGGGTGCGGGGCATGGTCGAGACGGTGCTGCCCGGCCTGCTCTTCGTCACCATCTTCACGATCAACAAGGACCTGCACTGGTCGGCGATCGCCGCGCTGGTCGTGTCGCTGCTGCTGGTCGTGGTCCGGCTGGCGATGCGGGACACCGTCAAGCACGCCTTCAGTGGTGTCTTCGGCGTCGCCTTCGGTGTCGTCTTCGCGATGATGACCGGCAACGCCAAGGACTTCTACCTGCCGGGCATGCTCTACACGCTGGGCCTGGCCGTGGCGTACATCGTGACCACGCTGGCCGGGGTCCCGCTGATCGGCCTGATGCTCGGACCGGTCTTCAAGGAGAACCTCTCCTGGCGCACCCGCAACCCGGGCCGCAAGAAGGCCTACGCCAAGGCGAGCTGGGCCTGGGGCCTGATCCTGCTCGCCAAGTGCGCGATCCTCTTCCCGCTGTACTGGTGGGCCGACACCACGAAGTTCGGCTGGGTCCTGATCACGCTCAAGATCCCGCCGTTCCTGCTGGCGGTCTGGCTGACCTGGGTCTTCCTGGCGAAGGCGCCCGCGCCCATCGACGTGTTCGCGGAGATGGAGGCGGAGGAGAAGGCCGAGGAGGAGCGCAAGGCGGCCCTGGCACAGGAGGAGCCCGGCGAGGCACCGGCCGCCGGCCGTCACCGCCGCCAGAGCTGA
- a CDS encoding class I SAM-dependent RNA methyltransferase yields the protein MQEEPKNSQVGPEPGGSGAGREPGGSLVGREYEVEIGPVAHGGHCIARTAEGQVLFVRHALPGERVVARVTEGEEGARFLRADAVRIIDASKDRVEAPCPYAGPGRCGGCDWQHAKPGAQRRLKGEVIAEQLKRLAGLTPEEAGWDGTVMPAEGDKLPAGEVPQWRTRVQYAVDPATGKAGLRRHRSHEVEPIDHCMIAAQGVSELGIERRDWTGMESVEAIAATGSQDRQVILTPRPGARLPLVELDKPVSVLRIDEKTGGVHRVHGRPFVRERADGRTHRVGGGGFWQVHPKAADTLVTAVMQGLLPRKGDMALDLYCGVGLFAGALADRVGDKGAVLGIESGKRAVEDARHNLADFPRVRIEQGKVESVLPRTGITEVDLIVLDPPRAGAGRTTVAHLTSLAARRIAYVACDPAALARDLAYFREGGYRVRTLRAFDLFPMTHHVECVAILEPAK from the coding sequence ATGCAGGAAGAACCGAAGAACTCGCAGGTGGGACCGGAGCCGGGCGGCTCGGGGGCGGGCCGGGAGCCTGGCGGCTCGCTGGTGGGGCGGGAGTACGAGGTCGAGATCGGCCCCGTCGCCCACGGCGGCCACTGCATCGCCCGTACCGCCGAGGGCCAGGTGCTGTTCGTACGGCACGCGCTGCCCGGCGAGCGGGTCGTGGCCCGGGTGACCGAGGGCGAGGAGGGCGCACGCTTCCTGCGCGCGGACGCGGTACGGATCATCGACGCCTCCAAGGACCGCGTCGAGGCCCCCTGCCCCTACGCCGGACCCGGCCGCTGCGGCGGCTGCGACTGGCAGCACGCCAAGCCGGGAGCCCAGCGCCGGCTCAAGGGCGAGGTGATTGCCGAGCAGCTGAAGCGGCTCGCGGGCCTCACGCCCGAGGAGGCCGGCTGGGACGGCACGGTCATGCCCGCCGAGGGCGACAAGCTGCCCGCGGGCGAGGTCCCGCAATGGCGCACCCGCGTGCAGTACGCGGTCGACCCCGCCACGGGGAAGGCCGGCCTGCGCCGCCACCGCTCCCATGAGGTCGAGCCGATCGATCACTGCATGATCGCGGCGCAGGGTGTCAGCGAGCTGGGCATCGAGCGGCGCGACTGGACCGGCATGGAGTCCGTCGAGGCGATCGCGGCCACGGGCTCCCAGGACCGCCAGGTGATCCTCACCCCGCGCCCGGGCGCCCGCCTGCCGCTGGTGGAACTGGACAAGCCGGTCTCCGTCCTCCGGATCGACGAGAAGACCGGCGGCGTCCACCGCGTGCACGGCCGCCCGTTCGTCCGCGAACGCGCCGACGGCCGCACCCACCGCGTGGGCGGGGGCGGCTTCTGGCAGGTCCACCCGAAGGCGGCGGACACCCTGGTCACGGCGGTCATGCAGGGCCTCCTGCCCCGCAAGGGCGACATGGCCCTCGACCTGTACTGCGGCGTCGGCCTCTTCGCCGGCGCCCTGGCCGACCGCGTCGGCGACAAGGGAGCGGTGCTCGGCATCGAGTCGGGCAAGCGCGCGGTGGAGGACGCCCGCCACAACCTCGCCGACTTCCCGCGCGTGCGCATCGAGCAGGGCAAGGTCGAGTCGGTCCTGCCGCGCACCGGCATCACCGAGGTCGACCTGATCGTCCTCGACCCGCCCCGCGCGGGCGCCGGCCGCACCACGGTCGCCCACCTCACCTCCCTCGCCGCCCGCCGCATCGCCTACGTGGCCTGCGACCCGGCCGCCCTGGCCCGAGACCTGGCGTACTTCCGCGAGGGCGGCTACCGGGTGCGGACGCTGCGGGCCTTCGACCTGTTTCCGATGACGCATCATGTGGAGTGCGTGGCGATCCTGGAGCCGGCGAAGTAA
- a CDS encoding TrkA family potassium uptake protein, with the protein MHIVIMGCGRVGSALAQTLEQQGHTVAVIDQDPTAFRRLGPGFGGRRVTGIGFDQDTLREAGIEEAGAFAAVSSGDNSNIISARVAREMFGVQNVAARIYDPRRAEVYQRLGIPTVATVRWTADQMLRRLLPSGAEPLWRDPTGGVQLAEVHASPKWVGHKISRLQEETGVRVAFLTRLGEAILPSSQTVLQEGDLVHVMMRTDDVEKVEAAFAEGPEEESGH; encoded by the coding sequence GTGCACATCGTCATCATGGGCTGCGGGAGAGTGGGCTCCGCTCTCGCCCAGACCCTGGAGCAACAGGGGCACACGGTCGCCGTGATCGACCAGGACCCCACCGCCTTCCGCCGGCTGGGCCCCGGGTTCGGTGGCCGCCGGGTCACCGGGATCGGCTTCGACCAGGACACCCTGCGCGAGGCGGGCATCGAGGAGGCCGGTGCCTTCGCGGCCGTCTCCAGCGGCGACAACTCGAACATCATCTCCGCGCGGGTGGCCCGCGAGATGTTCGGCGTGCAGAACGTCGCGGCCCGCATCTACGACCCCCGCCGCGCCGAGGTGTACCAGCGTCTGGGCATCCCGACCGTGGCCACGGTCCGCTGGACGGCCGACCAGATGCTCCGCCGGCTGCTGCCCTCGGGCGCCGAGCCGCTGTGGCGCGACCCCACCGGCGGCGTCCAGCTCGCCGAGGTGCACGCCTCCCCGAAGTGGGTGGGCCACAAGATCAGCAGGCTCCAGGAGGAGACGGGCGTCCGGGTGGCGTTCCTGACCCGCCTCGGCGAGGCGATCCTGCCGAGCTCGCAGACGGTGCTCCAGGAGGGCGACCTGGTGCACGTGATGATGCGGACGGACGATGTGGAGAAGGTCGAGGCGGCGTTCGCCGAGGGCCCGGAAGAGGAGAGCGGTCACTGA
- a CDS encoding MFS transporter, producing MPSTSVDHSTLHAPSPPGAERGPRSHPWLTLIAVAIGLFMVNLDGSVVSIANPEIGRDLHASTADLQWVTNSYLIAMAAALILGGKLGDRFGRRTYYTAGVAGFVVTSVMIGLIGSVEGVIAFRALQGLCAALLIPNTLGLLRAVFPPEKFGTAVGLWAMVASCSTALGPIVGGLLVEHVNWESVFYINAPIGVATLVFSAFVLPESKDSTGRHRFDIPGVIMLALGLVAVVFGVIKGETWGWTSGGTLGSLAAGLVLLVLFGWYETRVRHPLLPMRLFRSPALTIGTLVTAINFFVLLGVIFFLMLYLQNVRGLPPVEVGVRTLPLSLASVVAAPLGAALTERFGARLSMPLGVLLEAVASLWMLTWDAHSSYAAMWPPFVLLGLGVGMVMSASSDAIVGNAPVRDGGVASGLQSTALQIGGALGTSVLISLISSRVGATLVGELTGAGVPASAAHGFEEAKDAVAMGVAPVADGMPAQLRAAVVEGSGHAFMNGVHAAVLVTAVLCVVGALLAAVGLRRDANSPAIDG from the coding sequence ATGCCCTCCACCTCCGTGGACCACTCCACCCTGCACGCTCCGTCGCCCCCGGGCGCCGAGCGGGGCCCGCGCTCCCATCCGTGGCTGACGCTGATCGCCGTCGCGATCGGACTCTTCATGGTCAACCTCGATGGATCCGTGGTCTCGATCGCGAACCCGGAGATCGGCCGGGACCTGCACGCGTCCACCGCCGACCTCCAGTGGGTCACCAACTCGTACCTCATCGCCATGGCCGCCGCCCTGATCCTGGGCGGCAAGCTGGGTGACCGGTTCGGGCGGCGCACGTACTACACGGCCGGAGTCGCGGGCTTCGTCGTGACCTCCGTCATGATCGGCCTGATCGGCTCCGTCGAAGGCGTGATCGCCTTCCGCGCGCTGCAGGGACTCTGCGCCGCGCTGCTGATCCCCAACACGCTCGGCCTGCTGCGAGCGGTTTTCCCGCCGGAGAAGTTCGGCACGGCGGTGGGCCTGTGGGCCATGGTGGCTTCCTGCTCGACCGCGCTCGGACCGATCGTCGGCGGCCTGCTGGTCGAGCACGTCAACTGGGAGTCCGTGTTCTACATCAACGCGCCCATCGGTGTCGCGACCCTGGTCTTCAGCGCGTTCGTGCTGCCGGAGAGCAAGGACTCCACCGGCCGCCACCGCTTCGACATCCCCGGCGTGATCATGCTCGCGCTCGGTCTGGTGGCGGTGGTCTTCGGTGTGATCAAGGGCGAGACCTGGGGCTGGACCTCGGGAGGAACGCTGGGATCCCTCGCCGCCGGACTGGTCCTGCTGGTGCTCTTCGGCTGGTACGAGACCCGTGTCCGGCACCCGTTGCTGCCCATGCGGCTGTTCCGCAGCCCGGCGCTGACCATCGGCACCCTCGTCACCGCGATCAACTTCTTCGTGCTGCTCGGTGTCATCTTCTTCCTGATGCTGTACCTGCAGAACGTCCGGGGCCTGCCCCCGGTCGAGGTGGGCGTGCGCACCCTGCCGCTGAGTCTCGCCTCCGTGGTCGCGGCACCGCTGGGCGCGGCGCTGACCGAGCGGTTCGGCGCGCGTCTGTCCATGCCGCTGGGCGTGCTGCTGGAGGCGGTGGCGTCCCTGTGGATGCTGACCTGGGACGCGCACTCCTCGTACGCGGCCATGTGGCCGCCGTTCGTGCTGCTCGGTCTGGGTGTGGGCATGGTCATGTCGGCGTCCTCGGACGCGATCGTCGGCAACGCACCCGTCAGGGACGGCGGTGTGGCGAGCGGCCTGCAGTCCACCGCGCTGCAGATCGGCGGCGCCCTCGGCACGTCCGTACTGATCTCGCTGATCAGCAGCCGCGTGGGCGCGACGCTCGTCGGCGAGCTGACCGGCGCCGGGGTGCCGGCCTCCGCGGCACATGGCTTCGAGGAGGCGAAGGACGCCGTGGCGATGGGCGTGGCACCCGTCGCGGACGGCATGCCCGCGCAGCTGAGGGCCGCCGTCGTCGAGGGCAGCGGCCACGCCTTCATGAACGGTGTGCACGCCGCCGTTCTCGTCACCGCCGTCCTGTGCGTCGTGGGTGCCCTGCTCGCCGCCGTCGGCCTGCGCCGCGACGCCAACTCGCCTGCTATCGACGGCTGA
- a CDS encoding OB-fold nucleic acid binding domain-containing protein — translation MSAVPRSEKPAGRFRRMLDRLSSSQEDLESEELREDAETAGCTRIGDCTDRQIVTVTGTLRTVTLRPRAGVPALEAELFDGTAALDVVWLGRRSIVGIEPGRRLIASGRISMSRGRRVLFNPKYELRPLGRE, via the coding sequence ATGAGTGCTGTTCCTCGTTCCGAAAAGCCGGCGGGCCGCTTCCGGCGCATGCTCGACCGGCTCTCCTCGTCGCAGGAGGACCTGGAGTCCGAGGAACTGCGGGAGGACGCCGAGACCGCGGGCTGTACGCGGATCGGCGACTGCACCGACCGGCAGATCGTCACGGTTACTGGTACCTTGCGCACGGTCACCCTGCGTCCACGTGCCGGAGTCCCGGCCCTGGAGGCCGAGTTGTTCGACGGCACGGCCGCCCTGGACGTGGTGTGGCTCGGCAGGCGCTCCATCGTCGGTATAGAACCGGGGCGCAGGCTGATCGCATCGGGCCGGATCTCGATGAGCCGTGGCCGCCGGGTGCTGTTCAACCCCAAGTACGAACTGCGACCCCTCGGACGGGAGTAG
- a CDS encoding TrkA family potassium uptake protein: protein MRVAIAGAGAVGRSIAGELLENGHEVLLIDKAPTAISVERVPQAEWLLADACEITSLDEAALQRCNVVIAATGDDKVNLVVSLLARTEYGVPRVVARVNNPKNEWLFNESWGVDVAVSTPRLMSALVEEAVSVGDLVRLLRFSHGDANLVELTLPEESALAGTQVGDVEWPEDTSLVTIIRGTRVLTPSREDSLEPGDELLFVAAQAREEQLEDLLSVRRER, encoded by the coding sequence ATGAGGGTCGCCATTGCCGGTGCCGGCGCGGTCGGTCGCTCGATCGCGGGCGAGCTGCTGGAGAACGGCCACGAGGTCCTTCTCATCGACAAGGCGCCGACCGCCATCTCGGTCGAGCGTGTGCCGCAGGCCGAGTGGCTGCTGGCCGACGCCTGCGAGATCACCTCGCTGGACGAGGCGGCGCTTCAGCGCTGCAACGTGGTGATCGCCGCGACGGGCGACGACAAGGTGAACCTGGTCGTCTCCCTGCTGGCGAGGACGGAGTACGGCGTGCCGCGGGTGGTGGCCCGCGTGAACAACCCGAAGAACGAGTGGCTGTTCAACGAGTCCTGGGGCGTGGACGTGGCGGTGTCCACCCCGCGTCTGATGTCCGCGCTGGTCGAGGAGGCGGTGAGCGTCGGCGACCTGGTCCGGCTGCTGCGCTTCAGCCACGGCGACGCCAACCTCGTGGAGCTGACCCTGCCGGAGGAGTCGGCGCTGGCCGGCACCCAGGTCGGGGACGTGGAGTGGCCCGAGGACACCTCGCTGGTCACCATCATCCGCGGCACCCGGGTGCTCACGCCGTCCCGGGAGGACTCCCTGGAGCCGGGTGACGAGCTGCTGTTCGTGGCCGCTCAGGCCCGTGAGGAGCAGCTGGAGGACCTGCTGTCGGTCCGCCGGGAACGCTGA
- a CDS encoding IclR family transcriptional regulator gives MDKPLKTPPPYPIASVDHALRAATILQMEGGATVSQIAERLGVARSTAHRILAMLVYRDFAVQDEDRVYRAGPVLELAAHSQSLVSRLRAAALPHLHRVVDLLDETANLTVRTGDTARFIASVECRQALRVGSREGMVFPAHRTTAGLLLLADLADEELDEVYAPERYRDRPADRPDLARLRTELKRLRRNGFAVNRERSERGLVAVGVPVRDRDGTALAGLSVSMPSVRYDPHRLQSLVAALDATAHALEKDLAAQH, from the coding sequence ATGGACAAGCCGCTGAAGACACCGCCGCCCTACCCGATCGCCAGCGTGGACCACGCGCTGCGGGCGGCGACCATCCTGCAGATGGAGGGCGGCGCGACCGTGTCGCAGATCGCCGAGCGCCTCGGCGTCGCCCGGTCCACCGCCCACCGGATCCTGGCAATGCTGGTCTACCGGGACTTCGCCGTGCAGGACGAGGACCGCGTCTACCGCGCGGGACCGGTGCTGGAACTCGCCGCGCACTCCCAGTCCCTGGTCTCGCGGCTGCGCGCGGCGGCCCTGCCCCACCTGCACCGGGTCGTCGACCTGCTCGACGAGACCGCGAACCTGACGGTGCGCACCGGGGACACGGCCCGGTTCATCGCCAGCGTCGAGTGCCGGCAGGCTCTGCGGGTCGGCTCCCGGGAGGGCATGGTCTTCCCGGCGCACCGCACCACCGCGGGACTGCTCCTGCTCGCCGACCTCGCCGATGAGGAACTGGACGAGGTGTACGCCCCCGAGCGCTACCGCGACCGCCCGGCCGACCGCCCGGACCTCGCCCGCCTGCGCACGGAACTGAAACGGCTGCGGCGCAACGGGTTCGCCGTCAACAGGGAACGGTCCGAGCGGGGTCTGGTCGCCGTCGGCGTACCGGTGCGCGACCGGGACGGCACCGCGCTGGCCGGCCTGTCGGTGTCGATGCCCAGCGTGCGCTACGACCCGCACCGCCTTCAGTCCCTGGTCGCCGCCCTGGACGCCACGGCGCACGCGCTGGAGAAGGACCTGGCCGCGCAGCACTGA
- a CDS encoding MarR family winged helix-turn-helix transcriptional regulator, protein MPDPSPSGSQNDHVASVLVAVLPVLNRVLERRVAQDFPYPTLPEGQLTLLRLVEERAGITVRDAADALLMKSNNVSALVSQLTELGLLERRRDAVDKRVAHLHPTALAAERLAEARGLKEAHMARLLETLTDGEQDALGSACGALLALTRRSRSAD, encoded by the coding sequence GTGCCCGACCCCAGCCCCTCCGGCTCGCAGAACGACCACGTGGCCTCTGTGCTCGTGGCGGTTCTGCCTGTGCTGAACAGGGTGCTCGAGCGGCGGGTGGCTCAGGACTTTCCGTATCCGACGTTGCCGGAGGGGCAGCTCACTCTGCTGCGGCTTGTCGAGGAGCGTGCGGGCATTACGGTCCGTGACGCGGCGGACGCCCTGCTGATGAAGTCGAACAACGTCAGCGCCCTCGTCTCCCAGCTCACCGAACTGGGGCTGCTGGAGCGCAGGCGGGACGCCGTCGACAAGCGGGTCGCTCATCTGCATCCCACGGCCCTGGCCGCGGAGCGGCTCGCCGAAGCGCGGGGGCTGAAGGAAGCCCACATGGCGCGCCTGCTGGAGACCCTCACCGACGGGGAGCAGGACGCCCTCGGCTCGGCCTGCGGCGCGCTGCTGGCGTTGACCCGGCGCTCCCGCTCCGCCGACTGA